The following coding sequences lie in one Pontibacter sp. G13 genomic window:
- a CDS encoding two-component regulator propeller domain-containing protein — MIFRTKLLAKCSWLLLMLGQAIALQSQSIPYRSTFKHLTVDHGLSHSTVHALLQDQDGFVWVGTRFGLNRYDGYSFETFLPDTTVSGSIHRHSVQTLMEDRVGNIWVGHQTGGISVWDKKTGQFHSFPFHPNETVDWSTIHVRDIFEDSQGNIWIGTIGGGALMFDSDYTLQAHLCTYCHLPGKTLANDFVFDFLEDSMGNIWIGTAESGLHLYDPNSQTVENLTGFDEGMLAGYGKTMLMGPSGSLWIGTSGSGLYKFNPSSRQIEQVFRQTPNASGLSHDLITDMQLDAHGNLLIATDGGGFNMLHLQTQTWSHLRYEPGVPGSLNSDALYCLLVDRLGNYWMGSFDGGINILPSTGSPFDTDRQYGVEWAKGLRSVLSLALDSAGMVWMGTDGGGLFSLNTSQIPYQLEPHPNRLDVPVITCLHSDQKGGMWVGSFARGLRYMNLHTRTTTSFTHHSQDSHSLVHDNVWDLAHTSDGTLWIGTLGGGVDFLPPNETTFHHIPIGKNGLSDVQILDLLLDKPEQNLWVATERGGLNRIHLKDLSITQYRHDPLDSTSLSSDRLRCLFEGSDGTLWVGTEFSGLNAFSPQTGRFRRFGTSSNFPSNMINSITETEDGAMWISTQAGIVRWDSQTNSIEDVGIDPFLENNQYNPRAILKLPNDKRLILGGTNGYSILHTDLQRVDTARLQVLLTGMILSNQRVSQGIQAERIIISGPLNDSDTRIQLSWRDRGITFEFATNELVHSEKVQFQYRLGNYERAWTTLPVGQRTIKYASLRPGSYQLELRARNSHSTFPPQTYQWALEVAPPFWQTWWFRILIVLALLSVGYGVNRFLLNRQKTKFREQALEAEQEILKLKNSALEKDVSHKQSQLSASLLQTAHKNKLLNDFKRELKSIDPTETAEANKILKSILREINHELKQEDYWAQFQLVFDQTHQSFIEHLQKVHPKLSNHEKRLCCFIRMKLANREIASILNITINGVEQGKYRLKKKLHLDKSDSLNDYIEGIARELPK, encoded by the coding sequence ATGATCTTTCGGACCAAGCTTTTGGCGAAATGTTCTTGGCTCCTCTTGATGCTTGGCCAAGCAATTGCGCTCCAATCCCAATCCATCCCTTATCGTTCGACCTTCAAACATTTGACGGTGGATCATGGCCTTTCTCATTCCACCGTCCATGCCTTGCTACAAGATCAAGATGGTTTTGTGTGGGTAGGGACCCGATTTGGGCTCAACCGATATGATGGGTATTCATTCGAAACCTTTCTCCCAGATACCACCGTGTCGGGTTCCATCCATCGTCATTCGGTACAAACCCTCATGGAAGATCGAGTGGGAAATATTTGGGTGGGGCATCAGACAGGTGGAATCAGTGTGTGGGACAAAAAGACAGGACAATTCCATTCGTTTCCATTCCATCCCAATGAAACAGTAGATTGGTCCACGATCCATGTCCGGGATATATTCGAAGACTCCCAAGGAAATATCTGGATTGGAACCATCGGAGGCGGAGCCTTGATGTTCGATTCTGATTACACGCTACAAGCGCATCTCTGCACCTATTGCCATCTGCCAGGGAAAACTCTCGCCAATGATTTCGTTTTCGATTTTTTAGAGGATTCAATGGGCAATATCTGGATTGGAACCGCAGAATCAGGACTTCACCTTTACGACCCGAATTCCCAAACAGTAGAAAACCTGACGGGATTTGACGAGGGGATGCTCGCAGGATATGGAAAAACCATGCTCATGGGTCCTAGTGGAAGTCTTTGGATCGGAACGAGCGGATCGGGGTTGTATAAATTCAATCCATCAAGCCGACAAATCGAGCAAGTATTCAGGCAAACCCCCAACGCCTCAGGGCTCAGTCATGACCTAATCACCGATATGCAGCTTGATGCACATGGCAATCTACTCATCGCGACAGATGGAGGAGGTTTCAATATGTTGCATCTTCAGACCCAGACATGGAGCCACCTCAGATACGAACCGGGAGTACCGGGCTCCTTGAATTCAGATGCACTGTATTGCCTGCTGGTGGATAGACTCGGAAACTACTGGATGGGGTCATTTGATGGGGGAATCAATATTCTTCCGAGTACGGGAAGTCCTTTTGACACCGATCGTCAATATGGAGTTGAATGGGCAAAAGGCCTCAGATCTGTACTCTCTTTGGCATTAGATTCCGCGGGGATGGTATGGATGGGAACAGATGGAGGAGGACTTTTCAGCTTGAACACATCCCAGATTCCCTATCAACTCGAACCCCACCCAAACCGCTTGGATGTCCCCGTGATCACTTGTCTCCATTCCGATCAAAAGGGCGGCATGTGGGTAGGAAGCTTTGCACGAGGACTTCGCTACATGAATCTCCATACTCGCACGACCACTTCATTTACTCACCATTCTCAAGATTCTCATTCATTGGTTCATGACAATGTCTGGGACCTAGCACACACTTCGGATGGGACTCTCTGGATCGGCACACTAGGAGGAGGGGTGGATTTTCTTCCTCCCAATGAGACCACCTTTCATCATATTCCCATAGGGAAAAATGGCCTCTCCGATGTCCAAATCCTAGATTTGCTGCTAGACAAGCCCGAGCAAAATCTGTGGGTGGCCACAGAAAGAGGGGGCCTCAACCGCATTCACCTGAAGGATCTCAGCATCACTCAATATCGCCACGATCCCTTGGATAGCACTTCTCTTTCCAGTGATCGATTGCGCTGCCTGTTCGAAGGAAGTGATGGTACCCTTTGGGTAGGAACTGAATTTTCGGGGCTTAACGCATTTTCTCCCCAAACTGGCAGATTTCGTCGATTTGGGACTTCCTCGAACTTTCCTTCCAATATGATCAACAGCATCACAGAAACTGAGGATGGGGCAATGTGGATCAGTACCCAAGCGGGAATTGTGAGGTGGGATTCTCAAACCAACTCCATCGAAGATGTCGGTATTGATCCATTTTTGGAGAATAATCAATACAACCCTAGGGCAATACTCAAACTACCAAATGACAAGCGCCTGATTCTGGGAGGTACCAATGGATATTCCATTCTTCACACAGATCTGCAACGGGTAGACACAGCACGTCTTCAAGTTTTGCTTACTGGTATGATCCTATCCAATCAGCGGGTGTCCCAAGGGATTCAGGCGGAAAGAATCATCATTTCGGGGCCACTCAATGATTCGGATACTCGCATCCAATTGTCATGGAGGGATAGGGGAATCACCTTCGAATTTGCGACCAATGAGCTTGTTCATTCTGAAAAAGTCCAATTCCAATACAGACTCGGAAACTACGAACGAGCTTGGACCACCTTGCCTGTCGGTCAAAGGACTATCAAATACGCTTCCCTTCGCCCGGGGAGTTATCAGCTGGAATTAAGGGCGCGTAACTCGCATAGCACATTCCCTCCCCAGACATATCAATGGGCTCTTGAGGTAGCACCTCCGTTTTGGCAGACTTGGTGGTTTCGGATTTTGATCGTCCTAGCCTTGTTGAGCGTTGGCTATGGAGTGAATAGGTTTCTCCTCAATCGACAAAAAACCAAATTCAGAGAGCAGGCCTTAGAAGCGGAACAAGAAATCCTCAAACTCAAGAATTCAGCACTAGAAAAGGATGTCTCCCACAAGCAATCTCAACTCAGTGCTTCTTTGCTTCAGACCGCCCACAAAAATAAATTGCTCAATGATTTCAAGCGAGAGCTGAAATCTATCGATCCCACAGAAACCGCTGAAGCCAACAAAATCCTCAAAAGTATCTTAAGAGAGATAAATCATGAATTGAAGCAGGAAGACTACTGGGCACAGTTCCAATTGGTCTTTGATCAGACCCATCAATCCTTCATCGAGCATCTTCAGAAGGTTCACCCCAAACTATCCAATCACGAGAAACGACTTTGCTGTTTCATTCGCATGAAATTAGCCAACAGGGAGATTGCCTCCATTCTCAACATCACCATCAACGGGGTCGAGCAAGGCAAGTACCGCCTCAAGAAAAAACTTCATCTTGACAAGTCCGATTCTCTCAATGATTACATCGAAGGGATTGCGCGGGAATTACCAAAGTAA
- a CDS encoding PAS domain S-box protein, translating to MDRHVRKLNDYQFRIWRTAALVTGPAIPFIVWGYNLLDLGDAMCTRFDWGIFGVTTLLGLLGFLPRINRDFIRKVYIQTFYFLALYSVWLIYDSGLALYFLFTLGILLTISAHIFREKRQLVFFLLMIGITFFGMLLVASSSSVKYRMIIGIAMGNLLMVNYIIGRFNIRSLRIFQKSSQDLANAQKTLRGLIDSTHEAMLIFDRDGIIQGINLSFQQFFKKVRGIEVQQGDRLLDHLKTSPIHEVLKKGFESAFEGKGIRDEVFFSHVDEYYSLIINPVLAQNPIQHIAVYMQDITTEKKQKSSLARIRQAVKSSGEAMVIHDLAGKTQFVNPAFNRLLGIGELHLDSFRLEDWLVGPNTSRKVMNCVKAGWHLQADTDIQNAQGRIIPTKLRIDAILDEEGKKIGSVTLISDVSNLKRTERILQGVMTHSSVGLIALKTIRNPQTNELADFEVSVINPVARGFFTQSVEQTPQTLSTLLPEWRQIPFLPQLPELIKHTVIQQQEFRAQHPGLHDGWYQVSAVEESDTIIVTMSDISERKRTEEQLRNLSLVASKIHGGVLIMDAQANIEWANQAFMDLTGYALEEIKGISPPDLLAGPETSQDDLDKVIRAVQQGHPTQFEILAYRKDGTPYWSGVSFSPIKDEKGRVIKFISIELDVTQRIQAERELKNAKQMAESATQAKAQFLANMSHEIRTPMNAVIGLTGLLLETELNEEQSDYLDTIRKSGENLLTLINDILDFSKIESGNMQLESHQFGLLEIIANIKDLLGPKIVAKELEFIVEYDEDLPAIIHSDSTRLTQILMNLLGNAIKFTEAGYIKLSIKRANKDQNQGLQFCVEDTGIGIPHEKLSTLFTAFTQVDASTTRRFGGTGLGLSISHRLIQLLGGEVYVESELGKGTKFHFTIRPDQMDGPTIRECSARPLPDLNVVVLGADTQGQKTIIDQFHAWRINVLETISDCDELERLMLRKRVDFVFINLQGAKIEICQEMLDALAGRFQGIPKFILGGDLRQRKWIKSISNHYWLQKPFRRNHLLREMAKLGLASEHQTPTFEDRQPTEHVDLELPSHISILVVEDNLVNQKVITRMLGKLDYVPEVAANGLEALDALRMRSFDLIFMDMQMPEMDGLTATRKIRELMPDPSSAPVIIAMTANAMKGDREACLEAGMNDYLSKPIKPAQIKDRMLMWFGKEVSR from the coding sequence ATGGACCGACATGTACGGAAGCTGAATGACTATCAGTTCAGGATTTGGCGAACCGCCGCCCTGGTGACAGGGCCCGCAATCCCTTTCATTGTATGGGGATACAACCTATTGGATTTGGGCGATGCCATGTGTACCCGATTTGATTGGGGAATATTTGGAGTGACCACTTTGTTGGGGTTGCTGGGATTTCTACCTCGCATCAACCGCGATTTTATTCGCAAAGTCTACATCCAGACTTTTTACTTCTTGGCGCTTTACTCGGTTTGGCTCATCTACGATTCCGGTTTAGCGCTATATTTCCTTTTCACGCTGGGAATCCTTCTCACCATTTCCGCCCATATTTTTCGAGAAAAAAGGCAGTTGGTGTTCTTCCTGCTGATGATCGGGATTACCTTCTTCGGAATGCTTTTAGTGGCTTCTTCTTCCTCGGTGAAATATAGGATGATCATCGGGATCGCTATGGGCAATCTCCTGATGGTGAATTATATCATCGGAAGATTCAACATCCGGTCCCTACGAATTTTCCAGAAGAGCTCTCAGGATTTGGCCAATGCTCAGAAGACCCTTCGTGGATTGATTGATAGTACCCATGAAGCCATGCTGATCTTTGATCGGGATGGAATCATACAAGGAATCAACCTCTCCTTTCAGCAGTTTTTCAAGAAAGTCCGAGGAATAGAGGTGCAACAGGGAGACCGTCTGCTGGACCATTTGAAGACCAGTCCCATCCATGAAGTCCTTAAGAAAGGATTTGAATCCGCTTTTGAGGGAAAAGGAATAAGGGATGAGGTGTTTTTTTCGCATGTTGATGAGTACTACTCATTGATTATCAATCCTGTGCTTGCCCAAAATCCGATTCAACATATTGCGGTGTATATGCAGGATATCACCACCGAGAAAAAGCAGAAATCCTCGTTGGCACGTATTCGGCAGGCTGTAAAAAGTAGTGGAGAAGCCATGGTGATCCACGACCTTGCCGGAAAGACCCAATTCGTCAATCCTGCTTTCAATCGCTTGTTGGGGATTGGAGAATTACACCTAGATTCCTTCCGCCTAGAAGATTGGCTGGTAGGACCCAATACTTCCCGAAAAGTAATGAACTGTGTGAAGGCCGGGTGGCATTTGCAGGCAGATACTGATATTCAAAATGCCCAAGGGAGAATCATCCCAACCAAACTGCGAATTGACGCTATTTTGGATGAAGAGGGAAAGAAAATAGGAAGCGTGACGCTGATTTCCGATGTGTCCAATCTGAAGCGTACAGAGCGGATTCTCCAAGGAGTCATGACGCATTCTTCGGTAGGGCTTATCGCGTTGAAAACGATTCGTAATCCACAAACCAATGAATTAGCGGATTTCGAAGTTTCTGTCATCAACCCAGTCGCAAGAGGATTTTTTACCCAATCAGTAGAGCAAACTCCGCAGACTTTATCCACCCTTCTGCCCGAGTGGCGCCAGATTCCGTTTTTGCCACAGCTCCCTGAACTCATTAAGCATACAGTCATTCAGCAGCAAGAATTTCGAGCCCAGCACCCCGGCCTTCATGATGGCTGGTATCAGGTCTCGGCAGTGGAGGAAAGCGATACCATCATCGTCACCATGTCGGATATCTCGGAGCGGAAAAGGACCGAAGAGCAACTTAGGAACCTCTCATTGGTGGCGAGCAAAATTCATGGCGGAGTGCTGATCATGGATGCTCAAGCGAATATCGAATGGGCAAACCAGGCGTTCATGGATTTGACCGGATACGCATTGGAAGAAATAAAAGGGATCAGTCCTCCAGACTTGCTCGCCGGGCCTGAAACCTCTCAAGATGATTTAGACAAGGTCATCCGTGCAGTTCAGCAAGGACATCCTACACAATTTGAAATACTAGCATATCGCAAAGACGGAACTCCATATTGGTCTGGGGTATCATTTAGCCCGATCAAAGATGAAAAAGGCCGAGTGATCAAATTCATCAGTATCGAGCTTGATGTGACACAAAGAATTCAGGCTGAGCGAGAACTGAAAAATGCCAAGCAGATGGCTGAATCTGCAACACAAGCCAAGGCTCAGTTTCTGGCCAATATGAGCCATGAAATCCGAACCCCAATGAATGCCGTCATTGGCCTCACTGGTTTGTTGCTGGAAACCGAATTGAATGAAGAACAATCGGATTATCTCGATACCATCCGGAAATCTGGGGAAAATCTGCTGACCTTGATTAACGACATTCTGGATTTCTCCAAAATAGAATCAGGCAACATGCAGCTCGAATCTCACCAATTTGGGCTGTTGGAAATCATCGCAAATATCAAGGATCTCCTTGGACCCAAAATCGTCGCCAAGGAGCTGGAGTTTATCGTGGAATACGATGAAGATCTTCCCGCAATTATTCATAGTGATTCCACTCGACTGACTCAGATTTTGATGAATCTCCTCGGGAATGCCATCAAATTTACCGAAGCGGGATATATCAAACTATCCATCAAAAGGGCCAATAAAGACCAAAATCAGGGCTTGCAATTTTGTGTGGAGGATACCGGTATCGGAATTCCGCATGAAAAACTCTCCACATTATTCACTGCCTTCACACAAGTCGATGCCTCTACCACTCGCCGATTTGGCGGAACAGGATTGGGGCTGTCGATCTCGCATAGGCTTATTCAATTGTTGGGAGGGGAGGTATATGTGGAAAGTGAGTTGGGTAAAGGGACGAAATTCCACTTTACGATTAGGCCCGACCAGATGGATGGCCCCACGATTCGGGAGTGTTCTGCCCGCCCATTGCCAGACCTGAATGTCGTGGTGCTCGGCGCTGATACACAAGGCCAAAAGACTATCATCGACCAGTTCCATGCTTGGAGAATCAATGTGCTGGAGACAATTTCGGATTGCGACGAGCTGGAGAGGTTAATGCTCAGGAAGCGGGTAGATTTTGTATTTATCAACCTTCAGGGGGCTAAAATCGAAATTTGCCAAGAGATGCTAGACGCGCTTGCCGGGCGTTTTCAAGGGATTCCCAAATTCATTTTGGGCGGTGATCTTCGTCAACGGAAATGGATCAAATCGATCTCCAATCACTATTGGCTTCAGAAACCATTTAGGAGAAATCATTTGCTGCGGGAAATGGCGAAGTTGGGATTGGCGTCGGAGCATCAGACCCCCACCTTTGAGGATCGGCAACCTACAGAACATGTGGACTTGGAGCTCCCGAGTCATATTTCCATCCTTGTGGTGGAGGATAATTTGGTCAATCAGAAGGTGATCACCCGCATGCTCGGAAAACTGGATTATGTTCCAGAGGTCGCTGCGAATGGATTGGAGGCCCTCGATGCCTTGAGAATGCGTTCATTTGACTTGATCTTCATGGATATGCAGATGCCTGAGATGGATGGCCTCACCGCTACCCGCAAAATTCGGGAGCTGATGCCTGATCCTTCGTCCGCTCCGGTCATTATTGCCATGACTGCGAATGCGATGAAGGGAGACCGAGAAGCTTGTCTGGAAGCGGGCATGAATGACTACCTCTCCAAACCCATCAAACCCGCTCAAATCAAGGACCGAATGCTCATGTGGTTCGGGAAGGAAGTTTCCCGCTAG
- a CDS encoding antibiotic biosynthesis monooxygenase family protein produces the protein MIVRIVRMEFQADKLEAFHQIFDQSKQAIRQFPGCLHLELHRDPQNEQVRYTYSHWEHEDALNAYRKSELFGGVWPATKALFAAKPKAFSLIQMETVE, from the coding sequence ATGATCGTCAGAATAGTTCGCATGGAATTCCAAGCCGATAAGTTGGAAGCGTTTCACCAAATTTTTGACCAAAGCAAGCAAGCCATTCGCCAGTTTCCCGGCTGCCTGCACCTTGAGCTTCATAGAGATCCACAAAATGAGCAGGTGCGATATACCTACAGTCATTGGGAGCATGAGGATGCACTCAATGCTTATCGAAAAAGTGAATTGTTTGGGGGAGTCTGGCCAGCTACCAAAGCACTTTTTGCTGCCAAACCGAAAGCATTTTCCCTGATTCAGATGGAAACCGTTGAATAA
- a CDS encoding EI24 domain-containing protein: MLRELSTGFFTYSHSMKIMSKYKLWRFVIIPGLISMVIAGGIFVGVWFGSPAVAEWLMARYPFEWGKDFMNDLAPLLTGLLGVILAVFSFKYIVMVVVAPFMSFLSEKVEANLTGKPAPEVNFGEAVKDIIRGLRIALRNLFREMFMVLFLMLLGFMIPVVGNIASAVLIFLIQSYYTGFGNMDYTLERKRYGVKDSVKFVRAHRGLAMGNGAAFTLLLMVPILGWFLAPAWGAVSATLNLLDMEKQQSV, translated from the coding sequence ATGCTCAGAGAACTGTCTACAGGCTTTTTCACCTATTCCCACTCCATGAAGATCATGTCCAAGTACAAGCTCTGGAGATTTGTCATCATTCCGGGCTTGATCAGCATGGTCATCGCCGGAGGGATATTTGTCGGAGTCTGGTTTGGAAGTCCAGCAGTTGCAGAATGGTTGATGGCCCGCTATCCATTTGAATGGGGCAAAGATTTCATGAATGATCTGGCTCCGCTGCTTACCGGGTTACTCGGGGTCATCTTGGCGGTATTTTCCTTCAAGTACATCGTGATGGTCGTTGTGGCCCCCTTCATGAGCTTTTTGTCCGAAAAGGTCGAAGCCAATCTCACAGGCAAGCCTGCACCTGAAGTAAATTTTGGAGAAGCCGTCAAAGATATCATCCGTGGACTGAGAATCGCCCTCAGAAATCTTTTCAGGGAGATGTTCATGGTCCTGTTTCTCATGCTGTTGGGTTTCATGATCCCAGTTGTGGGTAACATTGCCTCGGCAGTCCTGATATTTCTGATCCAGTCCTACTATACAGGATTTGGTAATATGGACTATACGCTAGAGCGGAAACGATACGGCGTGAAAGACAGTGTCAAATTTGTCCGAGCGCATAGAGGCCTTGCAATGGGCAATGGAGCAGCCTTTACGCTGTTGCTGATGGTTCCCATACTGGGGTGGTTCTTGGCGCCAGCATGGGGGGCAGTCTCCGCCACCTTGAATTTGCTGGATATGGAAAAGCAGCAATCAGTTTAG
- a CDS encoding S8 family serine peptidase, producing MRKFWLLACLLSGLSPMMAQSNMWVFFQDKGPQAAQLLEHPETFLSTQALDRRAEKGIAVTAQDLPLHSDYVSAISAQGWNILGKSKWLNAVAISGEGTDWDQVMALPFVDGIYPVASMKQHNAPETTSEAIDITPTPLSDWAYGQSTRQNEMLNIRALHDQGFTGKGIRVAVLDAGFRGADTITAFDSLRAHNRLIAAWDFVDGDDDVFHGSSHGTEVLSTIATYLPGEMIGTAPEVSVLLARTENDRSETRQEEYNFMEAVEWADSIGVDVLHASLGYSEFDTEEESYTYEQMDGNTAITTKAADWAASRGIIVTVSAGNEGNGAWRHITAPCDGDSVLCVGAVDKYIKRAGFSSIGPAADGRIKPDVMAMGAGTTVVTPRGRVSKSNGTSFSGPIMAGFVACLKQAHPERSNMDIIRAVQLSGDQAGLPDADYGYGIPNAGVADSLLGDEVALATVEIVQSEKPLRGRQATASARPPKALKTPTFTQNPQTQVSVEGGNLSISTEEAAAAIQTYEIRMGNQVVKIDADEITLSPNSVVISTTYLIPGEYYVVISSDKFEEVIPFQISE from the coding sequence ATGAGAAAATTTTGGTTGCTGGCTTGCCTTCTGAGCGGCCTATCCCCCATGATGGCCCAGAGCAATATGTGGGTATTCTTCCAAGACAAAGGCCCACAGGCAGCCCAATTGCTGGAACATCCTGAAACATTCCTTTCTACTCAGGCACTTGATCGCCGAGCTGAAAAAGGGATTGCCGTTACCGCACAAGACCTTCCCCTCCATTCCGACTATGTTTCGGCAATCTCCGCACAGGGATGGAATATTCTCGGCAAATCCAAGTGGCTCAATGCAGTCGCAATTTCCGGCGAAGGAACCGATTGGGACCAAGTCATGGCACTTCCATTTGTAGATGGCATTTATCCAGTTGCTTCCATGAAGCAGCACAATGCTCCTGAAACTACATCAGAAGCGATCGACATTACCCCTACTCCACTCAGTGATTGGGCCTACGGCCAATCTACCCGCCAAAACGAGATGCTCAATATCAGAGCGCTACACGACCAAGGATTTACCGGCAAAGGAATTCGGGTAGCAGTATTGGACGCTGGTTTTCGTGGAGCTGACACCATCACCGCATTCGATTCCCTACGAGCACACAATCGTCTGATCGCTGCATGGGACTTCGTAGACGGGGATGACGATGTATTTCATGGCTCTTCTCACGGTACAGAGGTACTTTCCACCATTGCCACCTACCTGCCCGGCGAGATGATAGGTACTGCTCCTGAAGTTTCTGTATTGCTGGCAAGAACAGAAAATGATCGTTCAGAGACCCGTCAAGAGGAATACAATTTTATGGAAGCAGTCGAATGGGCTGATTCTATCGGCGTGGATGTATTGCACGCTTCTTTGGGATACTCAGAATTCGATACCGAGGAAGAAAGCTACACCTACGAGCAGATGGACGGGAACACGGCCATTACGACCAAAGCTGCTGACTGGGCTGCTTCTCGGGGCATCATCGTGACTGTTTCTGCTGGAAATGAAGGCAACGGTGCATGGAGACACATTACCGCTCCATGTGATGGTGATTCTGTGTTGTGCGTTGGTGCGGTAGACAAATACATCAAGCGAGCGGGATTCTCCTCCATTGGCCCTGCCGCAGATGGCCGTATCAAGCCAGATGTCATGGCGATGGGTGCTGGGACCACGGTTGTCACGCCAAGAGGTCGGGTGTCCAAGTCCAATGGAACTTCATTCTCCGGTCCGATCATGGCGGGATTTGTGGCTTGTCTAAAACAGGCACACCCAGAGCGCTCCAACATGGATATCATCCGAGCCGTCCAATTGAGTGGTGACCAAGCCGGTCTTCCAGATGCAGATTATGGGTATGGTATTCCCAATGCCGGGGTTGCTGATTCATTGCTGGGAGACGAAGTTGCCTTGGCGACGGTAGAAATCGTTCAGAGTGAAAAACCATTGCGTGGCCGTCAAGCCACTGCTTCGGCCCGTCCTCCCAAAGCCCTTAAAACTCCGACCTTCACACAGAATCCTCAGACTCAGGTTTCCGTGGAAGGTGGCAATCTGTCCATTTCCACAGAAGAGGCTGCTGCTGCCATCCAGACCTACGAGATCCGGATGGGCAACCAAGTGGTGAAGATCGACGCCGATGAAATCACTCTCAGCCCAAATTCGGTGGTCATTTCAACCACGTATCTCATTCCAGGTGAATACTACGTGGTGATCTCCTCGGATAAATTCGAAGAAGTCATCCCCTTCCAGATAAGCGAATAA